In endosymbiont of unidentified scaly snail isolate Monju, the following are encoded in one genomic region:
- the tuf gene encoding elongation factor Tu codes for MSKEKFERTKPHVNVGTIGHVDHGKTTLTAAITTHQAKKFGGEARAYDQIDNAPEERERGITIATAHVEYESDKRHYAHVDCPGHADYVKNMITGAAQMDGAILVVSAADGPMPQTREHILLSRQVGVPYIIVYMNKADMVDDEELLELVEMEIRELLDSYDFPGDDTPVIIGSALKALEGDDSEIGTKSIDKLVEALDTYIPDPERAIDGDFIMPIEDVFSISGRGTVVTGRVERGKIHVGDEVEIVGLRETQSTTCTGVEMFRKLLDEGVAGDNVGVLLRGTKRDEVERGQVLAKPGSIKPHTHFEAEVYVLSKDEGGRHTPFFNGYRPQFYFRTTDVTGACELPEGVEMVMPGDNVKMTVKLIAPIAMEEGLRFAIREGGRTVGAGVVSKIIE; via the coding sequence ATGTCCAAGGAAAAATTCGAACGTACAAAGCCGCACGTCAACGTCGGCACCATTGGTCACGTTGACCATGGCAAGACGACGCTGACCGCGGCGATCACCACCCACCAGGCGAAGAAATTCGGCGGTGAGGCGCGGGCGTACGACCAGATCGACAACGCCCCGGAAGAGCGCGAGCGCGGCATCACGATTGCGACGGCCCACGTGGAATACGAGTCGGACAAGCGCCACTACGCGCACGTCGACTGCCCGGGCCACGCGGACTACGTGAAGAACATGATCACCGGCGCGGCGCAGATGGACGGCGCCATCCTGGTGGTGTCCGCGGCCGACGGTCCCATGCCGCAGACGCGCGAGCACATCCTGCTGTCACGCCAGGTCGGCGTGCCGTACATCATCGTGTACATGAACAAGGCCGACATGGTCGACGACGAAGAGCTGCTGGAGCTGGTGGAGATGGAGATCCGCGAGCTGCTCGACTCCTACGACTTCCCGGGCGACGACACGCCTGTGATCATCGGCTCGGCGTTGAAGGCGCTGGAAGGTGACGACTCCGAGATCGGCACCAAGTCGATCGACAAGCTGGTCGAGGCGCTGGACACCTACATTCCGGATCCGGAGCGCGCGATCGACGGTGACTTCATCATGCCGATCGAAGACGTGTTCTCGATCTCGGGTCGCGGTACCGTGGTGACCGGTCGTGTGGAGCGCGGCAAGATCCACGTTGGCGACGAAGTCGAGATCGTGGGCCTGCGCGAGACCCAGAGCACGACCTGCACGGGCGTGGAGATGTTCCGCAAGCTGCTGGACGAAGGCGTTGCCGGCGACAACGTGGGCGTGCTGCTGCGCGGCACCAAGCGTGACGAGGTGGAGCGCGGTCAGGTGCTGGCGAAGCCGGGATCGATCAAGCCGCACACGCACTTCGAGGCCGAGGTTTACGTGCTGAGCAAGGACGAGGGTGGCCGTCACACGCCGTTCTTCAACGGTTATCGTCCGCAGTTCTACTTCCGCACCACCGACGTGACCGGGGCCTGTGAGCTGCCGGAAGGCGTGGAGATGGTGATGCCGGGCGACAACGTGAAGATGACGGTGAAGCTGATCGCGCCGATCGCGATGGAAGAGGGCCTGCGCTTCGCGATCCGCGAAGGTGGCCGCACCGTCGGCGCCGGCGTGGTTTCCAAGATCATCGAGTGA
- the secE gene encoding preprotein translocase subunit SecE, with translation MSAEANNEGGSVADTLKLVLAIAILVVGIVGFYQFQDQPTWMRLLGLLVAVGVSGLVTVQTRVGREVWRFAVDSRTEVRKVVWPTRQETLQTLLIIVIFVLVMALFLWAVDSILFTIVRYATERG, from the coding sequence ATGAGCGCAGAAGCAAACAACGAGGGCGGTTCAGTCGCCGATACCCTGAAGCTGGTCCTGGCCATCGCCATCCTGGTGGTCGGTATCGTCGGCTTCTACCAGTTCCAGGATCAGCCTACCTGGATGCGGCTGCTGGGGCTGCTGGTGGCTGTCGGGGTGTCGGGGCTGGTCACGGTGCAGACGCGTGTTGGTCGCGAGGTCTGGCGCTTCGCCGTCGATTCGCGCACCGAGGTGCGCAAGGTCGTCTGGCCCACCCGCCAGGAGACCCTGCAGACCCTGCTGATCATCGTGATCTTCGTGTTGGTGATGGCGCTCTTCCTGTGGGCAGTCGATTCCATACTGTTCACCATCGTGCGTTACGCGACGGAGCGGGGTTGA
- the nusG gene encoding transcription termination/antitermination protein NusG: MAKRWYVVHAYSGFESQVKRSLEERIKRAGMEDLFGEILVPTEEVVEMRGGTQRRSERKFFPGYVLVQMEMTDDTWHLVKDVPKVMGFIGGTGDRPAPITDKEAEAILQRMQEGVEKPRPKVMFEPGEVVRVIDGPFNDFNGVVEEVDYDKSRLKVSVLIFGRSTPVDLEFGQVEKT, from the coding sequence ATGGCCAAGCGCTGGTATGTGGTACACGCCTACTCGGGCTTCGAGTCGCAGGTCAAGCGTTCGCTGGAAGAGCGCATCAAGCGCGCGGGCATGGAGGACCTGTTCGGCGAGATTCTGGTGCCCACCGAAGAGGTGGTCGAGATGCGCGGCGGTACCCAGCGGCGCAGCGAGCGCAAGTTCTTCCCGGGCTACGTGCTGGTGCAGATGGAGATGACCGATGACACCTGGCACCTGGTCAAGGATGTGCCCAAGGTGATGGGTTTCATTGGTGGCACTGGCGATCGCCCCGCGCCGATTACCGACAAGGAGGCCGAGGCCATCCTGCAGCGCATGCAGGAGGGCGTGGAGAAGCCGCGTCCCAAGGTCATGTTCGAGCCGGGCGAAGTGGTGCGCGTCATCGACGGCCCCTTCAACGACTTCAATGGCGTGGTCGAAGAAGTGGACTACGACAAGAGCCGCCTGAAGGTCTCGGTGCTGATCTTCGGTCGCTCCACGCCGGTCGATCTGGAATTCGGTCAGGTCGAGAAGACCTGA
- the rplK gene encoding 50S ribosomal protein L11 has protein sequence MAKKIQAYIKLQVPAQSANPSPPVGPALGQHGVNIMEFCKAFNAQTQNIEKDLPIPVVITVYNDKSFTFIMKTPPAAVLLKKAAGIAKGSGRPNTEKVGTVTREQLEEIAKTKAPDLTAADMDAAVRTIAGSARSMGLNVEGVE, from the coding sequence ATGGCAAAGAAAATCCAGGCTTATATCAAGCTCCAGGTGCCGGCGCAGTCGGCCAACCCCAGTCCGCCGGTCGGTCCGGCTCTGGGTCAGCACGGTGTGAACATCATGGAGTTCTGCAAGGCGTTCAACGCGCAGACGCAGAACATCGAGAAGGATCTGCCGATCCCGGTGGTGATCACCGTCTACAACGACAAGTCCTTCACCTTCATCATGAAGACGCCGCCGGCGGCGGTGCTGCTGAAGAAGGCGGCCGGCATCGCCAAGGGCTCGGGTCGCCCCAATACCGAGAAGGTCGGCACGGTGACCCGCGAGCAACTCGAAGAGATTGCCAAGACCAAGGCGCCCGACCTGACCGCCGCCGACATGGACGCCGCTGTGCGTACCATCGCCGGTTCTGCGCGCAGCATGGGTCTGAATGTCGAGGGGGTTGAGTGA
- the rplA gene encoding 50S ribosomal protein L1: protein MARMSKRMKAIAEKVDRNRQYPAEEAFALLNELASVKFPESIDVAVNLGVDPRKSDQVVRGSAILPAGSGKDVRVAVFAQGPAAEAAKEAGADIVGMDDLAEEVKKGNLDFDVVIAAPDAMRVVGQLGQILGPRGLMPNPKVGTVTPDVATAVKNAKAGQVRFRTDKAGIVHASIGKVGFEPASLIENLEALVNEIKKLKPASSKGVYLKKITVSSTMGPGLVIDQSSLKIS, encoded by the coding sequence ATGGCCAGGATGAGCAAGCGCATGAAGGCGATCGCCGAGAAGGTCGATCGCAACCGTCAATACCCGGCCGAAGAGGCCTTTGCCCTGCTCAACGAGCTGGCCTCGGTGAAGTTTCCCGAGAGCATCGATGTGGCAGTGAACCTGGGCGTCGATCCGCGCAAATCCGACCAGGTGGTGCGGGGTTCGGCCATCCTGCCCGCGGGCAGCGGCAAGGATGTGCGTGTGGCGGTGTTCGCCCAGGGCCCGGCGGCCGAGGCCGCGAAGGAGGCCGGTGCCGACATCGTCGGCATGGACGATCTCGCCGAGGAGGTCAAGAAGGGCAATCTGGACTTCGACGTGGTCATCGCCGCGCCCGACGCCATGCGCGTGGTCGGCCAGCTGGGTCAGATCCTGGGTCCGCGCGGTCTGATGCCCAACCCCAAGGTGGGCACCGTGACCCCCGATGTGGCCACCGCGGTGAAGAATGCCAAGGCTGGTCAGGTGCGTTTCCGCACCGACAAGGCAGGTATCGTGCATGCCTCGATCGGCAAGGTGGGCTTCGAGCCCGCGTCGCTGATCGAGAACCTCGAGGCCCTGGTCAACGAGATCAAGAAGCTCAAGCCGGCCTCGTCCAAGGGCGTGTACCTGAAGAAGATCACCGTGTCCTCGACCATGGGGCCGGGGCTGGTGATCGACCAGAGCTCGCTCAAGATCAGCTGA
- the rplJ gene encoding 50S ribosomal protein L10 translates to MALNLEQKKAIVAEVAEVAGSAFSAVAAEYRGLTVEEMTQLRKEARNNGVYLRVIKNTLARRALEGTEFECLSDGLTGPLVLAFSQEDPGAAGRVIKDFAKEHENLKVTMLAIGGQRLDASQLDVLAKMPTYDQAISMLMSVMKAPITKLAQTLNEVPGKLVRTVAAIRDAKDAA, encoded by the coding sequence TTGGCACTCAATCTCGAGCAAAAGAAAGCCATCGTCGCCGAAGTTGCTGAGGTGGCAGGCAGTGCCTTTTCCGCCGTGGCGGCCGAGTACCGTGGCCTGACGGTCGAAGAAATGACCCAGTTGCGCAAGGAAGCCCGCAACAACGGCGTCTATCTTCGGGTGATCAAGAACACGCTGGCTCGCCGCGCGCTGGAAGGTACTGAATTCGAATGTCTGTCCGACGGGCTGACCGGTCCGCTGGTGCTGGCATTCTCCCAGGAAGATCCTGGTGCCGCCGGACGTGTGATCAAGGACTTCGCCAAGGAGCACGAGAACCTGAAGGTGACCATGCTGGCCATCGGTGGCCAGCGTCTGGATGCCTCGCAGCTCGACGTGCTGGCGAAGATGCCGACCTACGATCAGGCGATCTCCATGCTGATGTCGGTGATGAAGGCACCGATCACCAAGCTGGCGCAGACCCTGAACGAGGTGCCGGGCAAGCTGGTTCGCACCGTTGCAGCAATTCGCGACGCCAAGGATGCCGCCTGA
- the rplL gene encoding 50S ribosomal protein L7/L12, with translation MSKDEILEAIANMSVMEVVELIEAMEEKFGVTAAAAVAVAAPGAGGDAGGAAEEKTEFDVVLTGFGDNKVAVIKAVRALTGLGLKEAKEAVEGAPSTLKEGVSKEEAEEAKKALEEAGATVEVK, from the coding sequence ATGTCCAAAGACGAAATCCTGGAAGCCATTGCCAACATGTCCGTGATGGAAGTGGTCGAGCTGATCGAGGCAATGGAAGAGAAGTTCGGCGTGACCGCCGCTGCCGCCGTTGCCGTGGCCGCTCCGGGCGCTGGTGGCGACGCCGGTGGCGCCGCTGAGGAGAAGACCGAATTCGACGTGGTGCTGACCGGCTTCGGCGACAACAAGGTTGCCGTCATCAAGGCCGTTCGTGCCCTCACCGGCCTGGGCCTGAAGGAGGCCAAGGAAGCGGTGGAAGGTGCACCGTCCACGCTGAAGGAAGGTGTTTCCAAGGAAGAGGCCGAAGAGGCCAAGAAGGCCCTGGAAGAGGCGGGTGCTACTGTCGAAGTCAAGTAA
- the rpoB gene encoding DNA-directed RNA polymerase subunit beta — protein MAYSFTEKKRIRKDFGKRPSILEVPFLLATQIDSYRHFLQADVAPDERADQGLHAAFKSVFPIVSYSGNAALEYVHYRLGEPVFDVRECQLRGATYAAPLRVLVRLVIYDKDAPAGARQVKDIKEQEIYMGELPLMTENGTFIINGTERVIVSQLHRSPGVFFDHDKGKTHSSGKLLFSARVIPYRGSWLDFEFDPKDLVYVRIDRRRKLPATILLRALGYDTEEILDVFFETDHFTLGAKKIQLDLVPARLRGELATFDIKAKKEVVVETGKRITARHIKQLEKAGIKKLEVPREYLVGKTLAHNVVDTETGELIAAANDEITEELIETLIEKGVKEINTLFTNDLDHGSFISETLRIDPTSNALEAMVEIYRMMRPGEPPTKEAAQNLFHNLFFTSERYDLSAVGRMKFNRRLGRENPEGPGVLYDAKYFGARDDEESKALIEQCGEMSDILDVLKTLVDIRNGNGTVDDIDHLGNRRVRCVGEMAENQFRIGLVRVERAVKERLSLAESEGLMPQEMINAKPVSAAIKEFFGSSQLSQFMDQNNPLSEVTHKRRVSALGPGGLARERAGFEVRDVHPTHYGRVCPIETPEGPNIGLINSLAVYARTNRYGFLETPYRKVENGRVTDQVDYLSAIEEGRFVIAQANANLDENGKLTDELVSCRHQNEFTLARPEDIDYMDVSPKQIVSVAASIIPFLEHDDANRALMGANMQRQAVPTLRAEKPLVGTGMERTVAVDSGVTVVARRGGVIESVDAARIVVRVNDDETVPGEPGVDIYNLTKYTRSNQNTCINQRPLVMVGDKVERGDVMADGPSTDMGELALGQNLRVAFMPWNGYNFEDSILISEQVVKEDRFTTIHIEEITCMARDTKLGPEEITADIPNVGEAALAKLDESGIVYVGAEVKEGDILVGKVTPKGETQLTPEEKLLRAIFGEKASDVRDTSTRVSSSTAGTVIDVRVFTRDGVEKDARALQIEEEELRRVRKDLDDQLRIMEEDTFARVEKMLLGKVAEGGPNKLKAGAKITKAYLADLERDQWLQIRLRNEEAAAQLEAIAKQVETMREEFRKRYEEKKRKLTAGDDLAPGVLKMVKVYVAVKRRIQPGDKMAGRHGNKGVISRIVPVEDMPFDEDGRPVDIVLNPLGVPSRMNIGQILETHLGFAAKGLGERIGEMLDRQAKVSELRKFLEKIYNTSGKKEDLDSLNDEELVEMAENLRGGVPMATPVFDGAHEDEIRSMLELAGLPTSGQVQLYDGRTGEPFERLVTVGYMYMIKLNHLVDDKMHARSTGPYSLVTQQPLGGKAQFGGQRFGEMEVWALEAYGAAYTLQEMLTVKSDDVNGRTRMYKNIVDGDHRMEPGMPESFNVLVKEIRSLGINIELEQDS, from the coding sequence ATGGCCTATTCGTTCACTGAGAAGAAGCGTATCCGCAAAGACTTCGGCAAGCGACCGAGCATTCTGGAGGTGCCGTTCCTGCTGGCGACCCAGATCGACTCCTACCGTCACTTCCTGCAGGCCGATGTCGCGCCCGACGAGCGCGCCGACCAGGGTCTGCATGCGGCGTTCAAGTCTGTCTTCCCGATCGTGAGTTATTCCGGTAACGCCGCGCTCGAATATGTGCACTACCGCCTGGGCGAGCCGGTGTTCGACGTGCGCGAGTGCCAGCTGCGCGGTGCCACCTATGCGGCGCCGCTGCGCGTGCTCGTGCGCCTGGTGATCTATGACAAGGACGCCCCGGCCGGCGCTCGGCAGGTCAAGGACATCAAGGAGCAGGAAATCTACATGGGCGAACTGCCGCTCATGACCGAGAACGGCACCTTCATCATCAACGGTACCGAACGGGTCATCGTCTCCCAGCTCCACCGTTCGCCGGGTGTCTTCTTCGATCATGACAAGGGCAAGACCCATTCCTCGGGCAAACTGCTGTTCTCCGCGCGGGTGATCCCCTACCGTGGTTCCTGGCTCGACTTCGAGTTCGATCCGAAGGACCTGGTGTACGTCCGCATCGACCGTCGCCGCAAGCTGCCGGCGACCATCCTGCTGCGCGCGCTCGGTTATGACACCGAGGAGATCCTGGACGTCTTCTTCGAGACCGATCACTTCACTCTGGGCGCCAAGAAGATCCAGCTTGATCTGGTGCCCGCGCGCCTGCGTGGCGAACTGGCCACCTTCGATATCAAGGCCAAGAAGGAAGTCGTGGTCGAGACCGGCAAGCGCATCACCGCGCGCCACATCAAGCAGCTCGAGAAGGCCGGGATCAAGAAACTCGAAGTGCCGCGCGAGTACCTGGTGGGCAAGACCCTGGCGCACAACGTGGTCGACACCGAGACCGGCGAGCTGATCGCTGCGGCCAACGACGAGATCACCGAGGAGCTGATCGAGACCCTGATCGAGAAGGGGGTGAAGGAGATCAACACTCTGTTCACCAACGACCTGGATCACGGTTCCTTCATCTCGGAGACCCTGCGCATCGACCCCACCAGCAACGCACTGGAGGCCATGGTCGAGATCTACCGCATGATGCGTCCGGGCGAGCCGCCGACCAAGGAGGCCGCGCAGAACCTGTTCCACAACCTGTTCTTCACCTCCGAGCGCTACGACCTCTCGGCGGTCGGCCGCATGAAGTTCAATCGTCGCCTGGGGCGCGAGAACCCCGAAGGTCCCGGCGTGCTGTACGACGCCAAGTATTTCGGCGCGCGTGACGACGAGGAATCGAAAGCGCTGATCGAGCAGTGCGGCGAGATGTCCGACATCCTCGACGTGCTCAAGACTCTGGTGGATATCCGCAATGGCAACGGCACCGTGGACGACATCGACCACCTGGGCAACCGCCGCGTGCGCTGCGTCGGCGAGATGGCGGAGAACCAGTTCCGCATCGGCCTGGTGCGCGTGGAGCGTGCGGTCAAGGAGCGCCTGAGCCTGGCCGAGTCCGAGGGCCTGATGCCGCAGGAGATGATCAACGCCAAGCCGGTCTCTGCGGCGATCAAGGAGTTCTTCGGCTCCAGCCAGCTCTCACAGTTCATGGATCAGAACAACCCGCTGTCCGAAGTGACCCACAAGCGCCGCGTTTCGGCACTGGGACCGGGTGGCCTGGCGCGCGAGCGTGCCGGCTTCGAGGTGCGCGACGTGCACCCCACCCACTATGGCCGGGTGTGTCCCATCGAGACGCCGGAAGGTCCGAACATCGGCCTGATCAACTCGCTGGCCGTATATGCACGCACCAACCGCTATGGCTTCCTCGAGACGCCCTATCGCAAGGTCGAGAACGGCCGGGTGACCGATCAGGTGGATTATCTGTCGGCCATCGAGGAAGGGCGCTTCGTGATCGCCCAGGCCAACGCCAACCTGGACGAGAACGGCAAGCTCACCGACGAGCTGGTCTCCTGCCGTCACCAGAACGAGTTTACCCTGGCTCGTCCCGAGGACATCGACTACATGGATGTCTCGCCCAAGCAGATCGTCTCGGTGGCGGCCTCGATCATTCCGTTCCTCGAGCACGATGACGCCAACCGCGCATTGATGGGCGCCAACATGCAGCGCCAGGCCGTGCCCACCTTGCGTGCCGAGAAGCCGCTGGTCGGTACCGGCATGGAGCGTACCGTGGCGGTGGATTCCGGCGTGACCGTGGTGGCGCGGCGCGGCGGTGTCATCGAATCGGTGGATGCCGCGCGTATCGTGGTGCGTGTCAACGACGACGAGACCGTGCCGGGCGAGCCGGGCGTGGACATCTACAACCTCACCAAGTACACCCGTTCCAACCAGAACACCTGCATCAACCAGCGTCCGCTGGTGATGGTGGGCGACAAGGTCGAGCGTGGTGATGTGATGGCCGATGGTCCGTCCACCGACATGGGCGAGCTGGCGCTGGGCCAGAACCTCCGCGTGGCCTTCATGCCCTGGAACGGCTACAACTTCGAGGACTCCATCCTGATCTCCGAGCAGGTGGTGAAGGAAGACCGCTTCACCACTATCCACATCGAGGAGATCACCTGCATGGCCCGCGACACCAAGCTGGGCCCCGAGGAGATCACCGCCGACATCCCCAACGTGGGCGAGGCCGCGCTGGCCAAGCTCGACGAGTCGGGCATCGTGTACGTGGGCGCCGAGGTCAAGGAAGGCGACATCCTGGTCGGCAAGGTCACGCCCAAGGGCGAGACCCAGCTCACCCCGGAAGAAAAGCTGTTGCGCGCCATCTTCGGCGAGAAGGCCTCCGACGTGCGCGACACCTCCACCCGGGTGTCGTCCAGCACCGCCGGTACCGTGATCGACGTGCGCGTATTCACCCGCGACGGCGTGGAGAAGGACGCGCGTGCCCTGCAGATCGAGGAAGAAGAACTCCGGCGCGTGCGCAAGGACCTCGACGACCAGCTGCGCATCATGGAAGAGGACACCTTCGCGCGGGTCGAAAAGATGCTGCTGGGCAAGGTCGCCGAGGGTGGCCCCAACAAGCTCAAGGCCGGTGCCAAGATCACCAAGGCCTACCTGGCCGACCTGGAGCGCGACCAGTGGTTGCAGATCCGTCTGCGCAACGAGGAGGCCGCGGCCCAGCTCGAGGCCATCGCCAAGCAGGTCGAGACCATGCGCGAGGAGTTCCGCAAGCGCTACGAAGAGAAGAAGCGCAAGCTCACCGCCGGCGACGACCTGGCGCCTGGCGTGCTCAAGATGGTCAAGGTCTACGTGGCGGTCAAGCGCCGCATTCAGCCCGGCGACAAGATGGCTGGCCGTCACGGCAACAAGGGCGTGATCTCGCGCATCGTCCCCGTCGAAGACATGCCCTTCGACGAGGATGGTCGCCCGGTGGATATCGTGCTCAACCCGCTGGGCGTGCCCTCGCGGATGAACATCGGTCAGATCCTCGAGACCCACCTGGGCTTTGCCGCCAAGGGTCTGGGTGAGCGCATCGGCGAGATGCTCGACCGCCAGGCCAAGGTCTCCGAACTGCGCAAGTTCCTCGAGAAGATCTACAACACCAGCGGCAAGAAGGAAGACCTCGACAGCCTCAACGATGAGGAGCTGGTCGAGATGGCCGAGAATCTGCGTGGCGGCGTGCCCATGGCCACGCCGGTCTTCGACGGCGCGCACGAGGACGAGATCCGCAGCATGCTGGAGCTGGCCGGGTTGCCCACCAGTGGCCAGGTGCAGCTCTACGACGGCCGAACCGGCGAGCCCTTCGAGCGCCTGGTCACCGTCGGTTACATGTACATGATCAAGCTCAACCACCTGGTTGACGACAAGATGCACGCGCGCTCCACCGGTCCCTACAGCCTGGTCACCCAGCAACCGCTGGGCGGCAAGGCCCAGTTCGGTGGCCAGCGCTTCGGCGAGATGGAAGTGTGGGCGCTCGAGGCCTATGGTGCGGCCTACACCCTGCAGGAGATGCTGACGGTCAAGTCCGACGACGTGAATGGCCGTACCCGCATGTACAAGAACATCGTGGACGGTGACCACCGCATGGAGCCGGGCATGCCCGAGTCCTTCAACGTGCTGGTCAAGGAGATCCGGTCCCTGGGTATCAATATCGAACTGGAGCAGGATTCATGA